The genomic window ATGGGCCCATCCGAGGGCTCCCGGGTGGTGAGCACGGTGTGGCCCTCGGCGCGCAGGGCGGCGGCGAGGCGCTCGGCCTGCGTGGTGGTGCCCGCCCCGTCCAGCCCCTCCAGGACGAAGAAGCGCCCCTTGCCCGGCTTGCGGCGCAGGGCGCTCACCGGGGCAGCAACAGGGAAGGGTTGTCCAGGCGCAGCCGGCGCCGCAGCTCCAGCAGGTCGCCGTAGCGCTTCAGCTCCCCGGCGAGCTCCCGGCGCCCCTTGAGATAGTGCGAGAGGCTGTAGACGACGAGCCCCAGGGCCCCCGCGGCGGCCACGAAGCCCAGCACCGGCGTCCGGAGGGAATCCCAGAAGAGCTTGATGGCCGCCCCTGCCAGGATGAAGGCCACCAGGGTGGCCACGCCCGCGTGGGCGAAGTGGAGGATGCTCTGCCGGGCGGCCAGGCTGCCCTGGAGCCGCTCGAGCTGAGACCGCAATTCCTCGGGGGTATCGACGTTCACGGGGCGGGGCATAGCGCACCCCCTGCCCGCCGTCGAGCCGGCAGCCCGCCTTTCAGGGGCCGCCCTCCCCCAGGGACGCCAGGGCCTCGCGCACCGCGCCCAGCTCCGCGGGCAGCTCCAGGGGCGGGTTGGCCCGCAGGCTCTCCACGTCCGCCAGGGTGCCCCGGTGGTAGCCCACCTTGAAGTCCGCGAACTTGAGCCCGTGCGCCGTGGCCACCACCGCCACGCTCGCCCCCGGGGCGATGACCTTTTGAGCCACCAGCTTCTCCACCGCCGCCAGGGCCACGCCCGTGTGCGGACAGGTGAAGGTGCCCTCCCGGTCCGCCCGCGCCGCGGCGTTGGCCAGCTCCGACTCGGTGGCCTCCTCCACCACGCCGTCGAACGCCCGGAGCATCCGCACCGCGCGCTTGAAGGAGACCGGATTGCCAATCTGGATGGCCGAGGCCAGGGTGCGCTCGGCCTTCATGGGCTCCAGCTCGCTGAAGCCGCCCCGGAAGGAGCGCACCAGGGGGTTGGCCCGCTGGGCCTGCGCCACCGCCAGCCGCGGCAGCCGGGAGATGAGCCCCATCGCGTGCAGCATCTGGAAGCCCTTGCCCAGGGCGCTCGCGTTGCCCAGGTTGCCGCCGGGGATGACCACCCAGTCCGGCACCTCCCAGCCCAGATCCTGCGCCAGCTCGAAGGCCACCACCTTCTGCCCCTCGATGCGCAGCGAGTTCATCGAGTTGGCCAGGTACAGCCCCCGGTCCTCCGTCACCTGCTGCACCAGCTTCATGCAGCCGTCGAAGTCCGTGTCCAGGGACAGCACGCGCGCCCCGTTGGCGATGGGCTGGACGAGCTGCGCCAGCGACACCTTGTCCCGGGGCAGGAAGACCACCGAGGGGATGCCCGCCGCGGCGCAGTAGGCCGCGAGCGCCGCGGAGGTGTCCCCCGTGGAGGCGCACGCCACCGCCCGCAGGGGCACGCCGCGCGCCCGCAGGTGCTTCACGGCGGAGACGAGCACCGTCATCCCCCAGTCCTTGAAGCTCCCCGTCGGGGACACGCCGCACTCTTTCAACTCGAGGCTGCCCAGCCCCAGCGCCTTCGCCATGCGCGGCAGGGGCTTGAGCGGCACGCGCCCCTCGCCCAGGGAGACGATGTCTTCGGCCGGCAGCTCCGGGCACACCCACTCGTGCTTGCCCCAGACGCCCGAGGCGTGCGGCAGGCGCGCCTGCCCAAAGCGGGCCTCGAAGCGGCGCTTCCACTCGGCCGCGGGCACCGCGCGCAGCGCCTCCAGATCATGGGCCACTTCCAGCAGCGAGCCGCAGCGCGGGCAGCGGTAGATGACCTCCCACAGCGAGGTGCGGAAGCCACACGCCTCGCTGCAGGCGTACTCCGCGCGGAAAGCCGGACCCGAGGCGCTCATGAGTCGGCCGCCACGCGCGTGCCACACACCGTACAGAGCTTCCCGGGCCGCGTGGGCGTGCGGCACTTCTGGCAGGGCTTCCACGCGTCCTCCTCCGAGCCCGCCTTCTGGGCCACGGCGGCCGGGGCCACGCGCGCCCGGGGCAGCCGCATGCCACAGCGGTCACACACCAGGCCCTCCGCCTGCACGTTGCGGCAGTACCGGCAGACGACGGCCCCCGTGGGCGCCGCCGTGCGCACGCCATCCGCGGCGGCCCGGCCCGTGTCCAGGTCCTGCACGGTCTCGACGGGGACCTGGGCCACCGGGGCCGCCCGCGTCGTCTCCATCTCCGGCATCGACTGGGCGGGAAGATCCGGCCCCGCCTTCTGGCGCGTGAAGTCCAGCTCGGGAATCAGCTCGGTGGGCACCGCGGCCCGTCCACCCGCGTGGTGCGTCTGCTCCAGCTCGGGCAGGGGCGCCACCGCCACGGGGGCCACTTGCCTCGGCTGCTGGAGCTTCTTGCCACAGTTCTCGCACTCGCTCCCCTGCGCCTGGGAGTGCTCGCACATCGGGCAGATGATCATGCCGTGAGGTTAGCGGGCCGTGTGCCCCGGGGGCAACGCTGGGCCGTCCTAGCCCAGGGATTGGACCTCGCCCGTCATCGGCACGAAGCGCACGGGCAACAGGCGCTCGACCCGGGGCACCTGGCCTTCCGGCAAGCGGGTGATCCGCAGCAGCTCCTGCGCCCCCCCTTGAGGCCCCACGGGGATGACCATGACACCACCCGGTTGAAGCTGGGCCAGAAGCCGGGGGGGCACGGACTCCGGGGCGGCCGTGGCGAGGATGACGTCGAAGGGCGCCGCCTCGGGCCACCCCTGGCCCCCGTCCCCTTCGCGCAGGAACACGTTCGAGAAGCCCAGCTCGCTCAACAGGCTGCTCGCGGAGCGGGCAAGCGCGGAGACGATCTCCAGCGAGTAGACCTCCCGGCACAGCTGCGCGAGGACCGCCGTCTGGTAGCCCGAGCCCGTGCCGATCTCCAGCACCCGCTCGCTGCCCCGCAGGCCGAGCGCCTGGGACATCAGCGCCACGATGTATGGCTGGCTGATGGTCTGCCCGTGGCCGATGGCCAGGGGGGAATCCTCCGTGGCGGCATACCGGAGGGGCTCCGGGACGAAGGCGGCCCGGTCCAAGCGCGCGATGGCCTCCAGCACGCGGGAATCCTGAATGCCCTTCTTGGCCAATGCCTCCGCCAGGATGCGGTCGCCCATGGGTGTCTCCTCCTCCCTATATAAGGATACGCATGCCCTCTGGACGGGCAGGTGGGATGGAGTCCTCCTCTATCCTACCCGGGCCAGGGCCAGGCGGCCTTCCCAGCGTTCCTCCAGGGCCTTCACGAGCCCCTGGTGCTCGGGCGCCTGGAGGTGGGCGTCGCGTTCGAGAATCTTCCGGGCCTCGATCTGGGCCTGGGAGAGCAGGTCTCCATCGCGGACGAGGTTGGCCACGGCCAGCTCCGGCAGGCCGCTCTGGCGCGTGCCGAGAAACTCCCCGGGGCCGCGAATCTCCAGGTCCTTCTCGGCGATGACGAAGCCGTCGCTGCTGTGCTCCATCACGGAGAGGCGCTCGGTGGACTCCCAGGAGCGCGCGAGGCTGGCCACCAGGTAGCAGAAGCTGATGGCGGCGCCGCGTCCTACCCGGCCCCGGAGCTGGTGCAGCTGCGAGAGCCCGAAGCGCTCGGCGGCCTCGATGACCATGACGGAGGCGTTGGGCACATCCACGCCCACTTCCACCACGGTGGTGCACACGAGGATGTGGATCTGCCGCTCGCGGAATGCCTCCATCACCGCGTCCTTCTCCTCGGGCTTCATCCGCCCGTGGAGCAGCCCCACGCGGGCGTGCGGAAACACCTGCTGGAGCTTCTCCGCGCCCTGCGTGGCGTCCTCCAGGTCGAGCTTCTCGGACTCCTCCACCAGCGGATAGACGATGTACGCCTGGTGCCCCTTGGCGATCTCCGCGCCCACGGCCTCGTACACGCGGGCGCGCTGCTGGGCGTTGAAGATGCGGGTGGACACGGGGGTGCGCCCCGGGGGCAGCTCGTCGATGATGGAGACGTCCAGGTCCCCATAGAGCGTCATCGCCAGGGTGCGGGGAATGGGCGTGGCGGTCATCACCAGCACATCCGGCGTGGGGCCCTTGCTCATCAGCGTGTGGCGCTGGAGCACCCCGAAGCGGTGCTGCTCGTCGATGACGGCGAGCCCCAGCCGCTCGAAGGCCACCCCGCCCTGGATGAGGGCATGGGTGCCCACCGCGAGGTGAATCTCGCCCCGGGCCACGGCCTCGCGCACCTCGCGCTTGTGCTTCGCCGTCCCGGCGGCGCTGACCAGCCCCACGCGGAAGCCCAGCGGCTCCAGGAGCTTTCGGAAGCTGCGCTCGTGCTGCTCGGCGAGGATCTCCGTGGGGGCCATGACGGCCACCTGGTAGCCGTCCTGCAACGCAATCAGCGAGGCCACCACCGCCACGGCCGTCTTGCCCGAGCCGACATCTCCCTGGACGAGCCGGTTCATGGGCTCGGCGCGGGCCATGTCCTCGGCCAGCTCGTCCACGACGCGCGACTGCGCGCCGGTGAGCTGAAAGGGCAACGCCCCCCGGGCCCGGCCCATCCGCTCCCCGGAGACGGTGAAGGCGATGCCCCGCTCCGTCTTCACGTTCTGGCGCTTGAGCCCCATGCCGAGCTGCAGGAAGAACAGCTCATCGAAGGCGAGCCGCCGGTGCGCGGGGCTCAGGTGCGCATCCAGCGCCGCCAGGTCCGCGGTGTCCGGGGGAAAGTGGATGCTGCGCAGCGCCTCGGGCAGCGTCACCAGGCCGAGCCGCTTGCGCAGCGTCTCGGGCAGCGGCTCCTCGAGCTGCTGCGCGTAGTTCTCGCTCACCCGGGCGGCCACATCGCGGAAGGAGCGCTGATCGCCCCGCTCGAAGCCGGGGTAGATGGGGACGATGCGGTTGAAGTGGACCGAGGAGGACTCCAGATCCTCCGCGGGTTCGATCTCCGGGTGCGCCATCTCCCGGCCGGACATGGAGGCGCGGACTTCACCGGAGAGCACGAGCCGCTTGCCCACGGTGAAGCGGCCCTTGAGCCACGGCCCGGCGTGGAAGTACGTGGCGGCGATGCTGCCCGACCGGTCGGCGACCACGGCCTTGAAGTAGCGCTTGCCGTTGCGGCCGGCCACGTAGTCCGCCGTCTTCACGACGCCCACGGTGACGCCGCGCGCGCCCGGCTCCAGCTCGGCGATGGTCAGCAGCTTGCGCCGGTCCTCGTAGCAGCGCGGCAGCAGGAAGAGGATGTCGCCCATGCGCCGCAGCCCCTTCTTGTCGAGGGCATTCAGCAGGCGCGGACCGAGCCGCTTGCCCAGCGTCTTGAGCGGCGTGGACAGCGGCCCCGAGCGCGGCGCGATGGACAGCAGCTTCGCCTCGGCGCGGGACTCCTCGGCCCCCGCGGCGCGCTTGCGCTTCTTGCCACCAGCGGCCTTCTTCGGAGCGGCGGCCTTCGGCTCCGCCGGGGGCGTCTTCGGCACGGCCGCGGCCGGAGGCTTCACCGCAACCGGAGGCTTCACCGCGGCCGGAGGCTTGGGCGCCGCGGGCTTCGAGGCGGACGGAAAGGCCAGCCGCCCGGAAGCGGGGCCCCCAGGAACCGGCTCCGCGGCCTTCCACGGGGGAACGCTCTCGCGCACGGGCTCGGCCCGAGCGGCCGGCAGGGGCTCCGGCGCCGGGGGCTCCTGTGCGGCCACGCGGGCCAGCTCGGGGGGAAGCTCCAGGCCACTGAGCTGGAGCGCGGACACGATGCGCCGCAGCGCGGCCTTGCGGCGCTCCACCAGCGGCGCATCCACGTGGGGCAGCGCGGCGCGCAGCACCGTCAGCGCCTGGGCATCCACCCCCGAGGCGCCCGCGAGGGCCCGCTCCAGCAGGCCGCGCAAATCCCTCACCGTGGACAGCTGGGCGAAGTCCCGCTGACAGGCGTACCGCAGAGGCCCTACGAGGCTGACGAGTGGATGGCTCACGTGCGAATCCGAGCGCTCATCGTAAAGAGCGGGGATGACGTTCCGCACGGAATGGAGCGGGGGGAGCGGGCACGGGCCCACTCCCCCGGCCGCTGCTCCGGCGGCGGTGCGTCAGGGGGCCGGCGAGGCCTCGTCGTCCTGCGGATCCTCGAAGCGGATGTCCTGGATCTCGAACTCGCGCTCGCCCCCGGGGCTGCGCACCAGGGCCACATCCCCCACGCGCTTGCCAATCAGCGCCCGGGCCACCGGCGAGGTGACGGCGAGCCAGCGCTTCTTGATGTCGGCCTCCAGCTCGCCCACGATGCGGTAGGTCACCGTCTTGTCGGTGTCGGGATCCAGCAGCACCACGGTGGCGCCGAAGACGACCACGTCGCCCTTGAGCTTGCTGGTGTCGATGACCTCGGCCCGGGCAATCCAGTCATTGAGGTCCAGGATGCGGCCCTCGATGTGGCCCTGCTTCTCCTTCGCGGCGTGGTACTCCGCGTTCTCGCGCAGGTCTCCATGGGCCCGGGCGACCTCGATCTCCCGAGAA from Stigmatella erecta includes these protein-coding regions:
- the thrC gene encoding threonine synthase; protein product: MSASGPAFRAEYACSEACGFRTSLWEVIYRCPRCGSLLEVAHDLEALRAVPAAEWKRRFEARFGQARLPHASGVWGKHEWVCPELPAEDIVSLGEGRVPLKPLPRMAKALGLGSLELKECGVSPTGSFKDWGMTVLVSAVKHLRARGVPLRAVACASTGDTSAALAAYCAAAGIPSVVFLPRDKVSLAQLVQPIANGARVLSLDTDFDGCMKLVQQVTEDRGLYLANSMNSLRIEGQKVVAFELAQDLGWEVPDWVVIPGGNLGNASALGKGFQMLHAMGLISRLPRLAVAQAQRANPLVRSFRGGFSELEPMKAERTLASAIQIGNPVSFKRAVRMLRAFDGVVEEATESELANAAARADREGTFTCPHTGVALAAVEKLVAQKVIAPGASVAVVATAHGLKFADFKVGYHRGTLADVESLRANPPLELPAELGAVREALASLGEGGP
- a CDS encoding protein-L-isoaspartate(D-aspartate) O-methyltransferase, whose translation is MGDRILAEALAKKGIQDSRVLEAIARLDRAAFVPEPLRYAATEDSPLAIGHGQTISQPYIVALMSQALGLRGSERVLEIGTGSGYQTAVLAQLCREVYSLEIVSALARSASSLLSELGFSNVFLREGDGGQGWPEAAPFDVILATAAPESVPPRLLAQLQPGGVMVIPVGPQGGAQELLRITRLPEGQVPRVERLLPVRFVPMTGEVQSLG
- the recG gene encoding ATP-dependent DNA helicase RecG yields the protein MSHPLVSLVGPLRYACQRDFAQLSTVRDLRGLLERALAGASGVDAQALTVLRAALPHVDAPLVERRKAALRRIVSALQLSGLELPPELARVAAQEPPAPEPLPAARAEPVRESVPPWKAAEPVPGGPASGRLAFPSASKPAAPKPPAAVKPPVAVKPPAAAVPKTPPAEPKAAAPKKAAGGKKRKRAAGAEESRAEAKLLSIAPRSGPLSTPLKTLGKRLGPRLLNALDKKGLRRMGDILFLLPRCYEDRRKLLTIAELEPGARGVTVGVVKTADYVAGRNGKRYFKAVVADRSGSIAATYFHAGPWLKGRFTVGKRLVLSGEVRASMSGREMAHPEIEPAEDLESSSVHFNRIVPIYPGFERGDQRSFRDVAARVSENYAQQLEEPLPETLRKRLGLVTLPEALRSIHFPPDTADLAALDAHLSPAHRRLAFDELFFLQLGMGLKRQNVKTERGIAFTVSGERMGRARGALPFQLTGAQSRVVDELAEDMARAEPMNRLVQGDVGSGKTAVAVVASLIALQDGYQVAVMAPTEILAEQHERSFRKLLEPLGFRVGLVSAAGTAKHKREVREAVARGEIHLAVGTHALIQGGVAFERLGLAVIDEQHRFGVLQRHTLMSKGPTPDVLVMTATPIPRTLAMTLYGDLDVSIIDELPPGRTPVSTRIFNAQQRARVYEAVGAEIAKGHQAYIVYPLVEESEKLDLEDATQGAEKLQQVFPHARVGLLHGRMKPEEKDAVMEAFRERQIHILVCTTVVEVGVDVPNASVMVIEAAERFGLSQLHQLRGRVGRGAAISFCYLVASLARSWESTERLSVMEHSSDGFVIAEKDLEIRGPGEFLGTRQSGLPELAVANLVRDGDLLSQAQIEARKILERDAHLQAPEHQGLVKALEERWEGRLALARVG
- the greA gene encoding transcription elongation factor GreA; translated protein: MSGNIPMTPSGLRKLKEELKQLQTVERGKISREIEVARAHGDLRENAEYHAAKEKQGHIEGRILDLNDWIARAEVIDTSKLKGDVVVFGATVVLLDPDTDKTVTYRIVGELEADIKKRWLAVTSPVARALIGKRVGDVALVRSPGGEREFEIQDIRFEDPQDDEASPAP